Proteins encoded in a region of the Populus nigra chromosome 3, ddPopNigr1.1, whole genome shotgun sequence genome:
- the LOC133689914 gene encoding protein OXIDATIVE STRESS 3 LIKE 4-like, with translation MEVLVGPTFSIGGDVSSNGSSFVVPPPPQEKHQVGVAPPFLFLKEEDGDGDESPISSRGGSGIHTDDLSESSSSIGAPDDSEEEEDDDDDEEDGVVSSKKNNVLGSLNSLEDALPIKRGLSNHFSGKSKSFTNLSEVNTVNTVKELEKPENPFNKRRRILMANKWSRKSFYSWSNPKSMPLLALHEDDDDDDDDDPRLGAAQAQDQENKENPSGEALTQGIIARKLHERRFAKFGMKSQSCFSLSDLQEDEEDDDA, from the exons ATGGAGGTTTTGGTGGGACCCACTTTTAGCATAGGCGGCGATGTTTCCTCAAATGGGTCGTCGTTCGTTGTACCTCCACCACCGCAGGAGAAGCACCAGGTGGGAGTGGCCCCGCCGTTCTTGTTCTTGAAAGAGgaagatggtgatggtgatgagaGTCCGATCTCGAGCCGGGGCGGGTCGGGTATACACACGGATGATTTATCTGAGAGTTCTTCGTCAATCGGAGCTCCGGATgacagtgaagaagaagaagatgacgacgacgacgaagaAGATGGTGTCGTTTCTTCGAAAAAGAACAACGTTTTGGGCTCTTTGAATTCTTTAGAAGATGCTCTTCCTATCAA gAGGGGATTATCGAATCATTTTTCAGGGAAATCAAAGTCATTTACAAATTTATCAGAAGTGAATACAGTAAACACAGTGAAGGAATTGGAGAAGCCAGAGAATCCATTTAACAAAAGGAGGAgaattttaatggcaaataaatgGTCAAGGAAATCTTTTTACAGTTGGTCAAATCCAAAATCCATGCCTCTCCTCGCTCTgcatgaagatgatgatgatgatgacgacgacgaccCAAGATTAGGAGCAGCACAAGCACAAGATCAAGAAAACAAGGAAAACCCATCTGGTGAAGCACTTACACAAGGCATCATAGCAAGAAAATTGCACGAGAGGAGGTTTGCTAAGTTTGGTATGAAGTCTCAAAGTTGCTTCTCCCTTTCAGATCtgcaagaagatgaagaagatgatgatgcatAA